The following is a genomic window from candidate division WOR-3 bacterium.
CATCTACTTTTTGCCATTGCCGCATTTTTAATCGGACAGTTGACCAACTTCTTCTCCAGCCGGCGGTTACTGTTTGGTTTTGGAATTCTGGTCGTCGTCGCTTGTATTGCCGGGTTTTTTGTCACCCGGAATAAGAAAATCGGCTAAATAGCTAAAAAGGAGGAATAATGTTTGACCCAAGAATTGAAAAACTGGCAAAACTGATGGTCCGTTACAGCGTCCGGCTCAAAAAAGGCGAATGGGCGGTAATCTATGGTCCAGCCAATGCCGAACCCTTGTTAAAGGCGCTGGAACTGGAGGCGTTGAAGGTTGGTGCCAATGTGACCCTGCGCGTCACTATTCCGGACGCCACCTATCTTCTGTTCCGCAATGCAAAACCCCAGCAGTTGCGCTTTGTCGCGCCGACCGACCTCGTGGAGGTGGAAAAGGCGGATGCGCTAATCTTTGTGCGGGGCGGCTGGAATCTGAAAGAGTTGACCGGCATCGATGCGGCAAATATGAGTATCTATCAAAGCGCCCGCAAGGTCCTGCTCCAGCGCCGATTGCAGCGCGAGGCGGAAGGAAAACTGCGCTGGGTTCTGACCAACTTTCCGACCGATGCCCTGGCACAAGAGGCGGCGATGTCCCGGATTGAGTACGAGGAGTTTGTGTTTGGTGCCGGTCTGTTAGACAGACCGAACCCAATCCGGGAGTGGCAGAAGATATCAAAACGGCAACAGCGGTTGATTGCCAAACTGAACCGGCTCAGCACCATCCGCATCGTGGGTCAGGACACCGACATCACCTTTGGGGTCCGGGGCAGAAAATGGGCAAACTGCGATGGCCACAACAACTTCCCGGATGGTGAGGTATTCACCGGACCCGAAGAAGATAAAACCGAAGGCGTAATCCGCTACACCTATCCGGCAATCTATCAGGGCAAAGAGGTGGAGAATATCCGGCTCGTGTTCAAAAAGGGTAAGGTGGTGGAAATGTCCGCGGACAAAGGTGCCGACATCCTCCGGGCGATGGTTAACACCGATGAAGGCGCAAAACGGGTGGGTGAACTCGCCTTTGGTACCAACTACTCAATCCAGCGGTTTACCAAGGACATCCTGTTTGACGAAAAAATTGGCGGTACCGTCCATGTCGCCCTGGGCACCGGCTATCCGAAAACCGGCAGTAAAAACCGCTCGGTCATTCACTGGGATATGGTTTGCGACACAAGAAAAGGTTTTACCGTTTATGGCGATGGCAAACCAATAATGAAAGACGGGAGGTTTCTGATATGAAGTACCAGGCACAATTAGACGAACTGCGGGAACTGGTCCGCGCCAGCCAGCGTGCCGAAGATGCCCAGGCACGCGTCGTTATGACGCTGAAAAAACATTTCCCGGAGTTCAACTGGGTTGGCATCTTCCGGCTTGAGGGCAACAACCTTGTACTCGGACCATACCAGGGTAAAGAGCCGAAAGGGTTTGAAAAGATTCCGGTGGGCAGGGGTATCTGCGGTACGGTTGCGGTAACGATGCGCACCGAGGTGGTGCCCGATGTCAGCGCCGATGCCCGCTACCTGACCTGCTTTTCCGAAACCCGCTCCGAACTGGTTGTGCCGATAATCAAACAGGGCAAATTCTGGGGCGAGATTGCGATTGATGCCTCTCAGCCCCACGCCTTTACCCGGGACGAGATTGCCCTAATTGAAGAGGCGGCAAAACTCCTTGCCGAACTGGTTTAACCGGCGCGGCTGGTAATCCGCAGGTCAAAACCCCGGCGCCGCAGTTCCTGAATAAACCGCTTTGTCGGAATTGCCCTTTCTGCGGGCAAAACACCCTTGCTTAAAACCTGTCCCCGACCGAGTAACAACGCGACAATCGCCGCGGAAAAGCCGGTGGTGCGCATCATCGCGGTCAACCCCGTTTTGGGGTCCGCATAGTCAATCAACTGATAACGAACCGTCCGCTTCTTGCCCGCCTTTATCCCCTTGACCTCGACCCGCAGTAAAACCACATCGTCCGTTTCAAAACCGAGGGTGCGCTCCAGTGCACAGGCGAGTTGCGCCCGCGGTATCCGGCGCCAGTTGCCAACTGCGGCTTTTAATAGCAAAAGAAACATCAACCGGTGCCCGGGATAACGAATCGTCTTGTAGTCCAGGGTCTTGACTTTACCCTGAAAAGTCTCGGGCAGGGTCGAAGAGCCGCCCGAAGTGTGAAACGCCTCAAGGGTGCCAAACGGCTCGGGAAACCGGATTGGCTCCACACCGGTAAGCGGCGGCACCTTTTTAATCTTACCGCCCTCTAAGACCAGACAGGGCTCAGCGTACTCATTCAAAAGCCCCTGGGCAGAGAACACCAGTTTGTAGAACAAAGGCGGTTTGGGTTTAACCGGTAAACCGCCCACGCGGATGTGAATCGCCTCGGTTTTATCCAGCCGGCTCACACCGTCCGCGGCAAGGATGTTTGCCATCCCCGGCGCCAAGCCACAGTCCGGCACAACTGTGATGCCAGCAACTTTTGCCTCTTTGTTCAGGGCAAACTGGCGCCGCACCACCGTGTTGTTGCCACCGAGGTCGCAAAAATTGGTTCGGGCAGCAATCGCCCGTTTGGTGAGCCGCAGATTAAAGTTGTAAGGAACACAACTCACCGCCACCGCGCAACGGCCGATTAAAGACAAAAGATTTCGGTCCGTGGCATCGGCTTGAATCGTGACCACCTTCGGGCTCGCCAGAAAATTTTTTAAACTTTGCAACCGCCTCTTATCAACATCAATCAGATAAACCTTCGCCACATCCTTCTGCTGGATAAGGTCAAACGCTACCGCCTTTGCCATCAAACCCGAACCGAATACAACCGTCTCCACCTTCACCCTCCTTTTTGTTTCTCTCCTTCTGCCTTGTTCAATGCCGCCTCAAGCAGCTCCCCGGCAAAAACACCGCTATAACCCTCTTTTGTCTTATAAATCCGGCAGCCAAAGACCGGTGGGTCATTCCGCCGCTCCTTTTCGATGTCAAGCCCGTTCACCTGAACCGAGGGCGAACCAAGAAAGTGATAACGCCGGGCATCCTCCTCACTATTGATTTCCACCATCTCAACCTCAACATCCAGCCTCTTCTCTTTTAGTACCTGCTTCAAAAGCGTCAGCGCCGGCTCTTTGTGGGGACAACCCTCAAAATATAAAAACCTTACTTTCATACCGGTTATAATACATATCTCCAGGCACACTGGCAACCCTGACCTGATTATGCAAAAAAGATGATAGACCAACCGCAATCGCAACTAACAGTTTCAACCCGGCTTATATTCCACTAATTATGATGCGTCGGACAAAGTATACTTTAAAGTATACTGCCCGATTTTATTAATTTTCTATCAACCCCTTGTGACAACGGATGTTAACCCGTTTTTACGCTATTTTCCACACCCAACCCCGGGACTGTATTAGGGATGGTATGGGAAATTGATGCTATTCTTATCTGGTTACAACGCTCCTGACTCCTGATACCTGTTCCCCGCCCCATCTTCCTGTTGCCAGAGTTGACAGGGGCAATGGTTGTGCTAATATTATTCAGTTGGTTCTGCCGGGTCCAGAACCAGCCGTAAAGAAGAAGAGACCCGGAAACGCTTGTGGTCCGTTAAGGTCTGCGTTGGCTGATTTTCTGTCCCGTAGCCTGTAACGTCTCCCCAAGCACAAACCTTACTGGAGGTAAGTAAATGGGTAAGCGTGTGTTTGTGGGAAACCTCCCATTCAGCACCACCGAGGAAACCCTGCGGGAACTTTTTTCTCAGCACGGTGAAGTTGCCTCGGTCGAAATAATCAAAGACAAGTTCACCGAGCGGTCTCGGGGATTTGCCTTTGTGGAAATGGCTACCGATGAGGGAGCCGCAGCCGCCATTGCCGCCCTGAATCAATACGAACTGGACGGCAGACAGCTGACCGTGAACGAAGCGCGGGCACGTACCGAAAGACCACCCCGTGGTGGTATGCGGTAACCGAGCGCGCAATAGCTAACGGTTTTCACGCCGGGCTCTGCCTTGACTGGCAGAGCCCGGTTTTTATACTACATCTATGGCGAGCAAGGTCGGTGATACCCTCTGGTTTCGCTGCAACGGCTGCGGCGAAATCATCTACCGCAAAACATTGGAGTCCAACTTCTACATCTGCAACCGCTGCGGCTTCCACTTCCGGATTAGCCCGGACGACTACATCAAAATCCTTTTAGACGAAGGCAGCTGGGAAGAACTGGATTCCGGACTTATTGCTGCTGACCCGCTTAAGTTTCCGAAATATCCGGAAAAGGTGAAAGAGGCGCGGGAAAAGACCGGCAGAAACGACGCCTTCATCTATGGCCGCGGCCTCATCTCCAGCCTGCCCGTGGTGTTCGGCGCAATGGACTTCAGTTTTATCGGTGGCAGTATGGGCTCGGTCGTGGGTGAAAAGGTGGCGCGGGCGGTTCGGCTGGCGTACACCGAAAAAAGGCCCCTTATCATCATCGCCACTTCCGGTGGTGCCCGAATGCAGGAAGGCATCATCTCCCTGATGCAGATGGCAAAAACCTCAGCCGAACTTGGACTTTTGCGCCGCGCCGGTGTCCCGTTTATCTCGATTCCGATTGACCCTTGCACCGCCGGCGTAATGGCATCGTTCGCCTCGCTCGGTGATGTGATTATCTCTGAACCCGGTGCCCTTTTAGGCTTTGCGGGCCAGCGGGTGATTGAAGACACGATTGGCCAGAAACTGCCTGAAGGGTTTCAACGCGCCGAATTTATGCTCAAACACGGCTTGATAGACATCGTCTGTATCCGCCGCAACCTCAAGGAAACGGTCACCCGTATCCTGACCGTCCTCAGTCCCAGAAAATAAAGGGGTCAATCGATGAGCCAGGTGCTCTTCAAATCGGTCAGCAAAATTTTCAAAAACAGGGTCATCGCGGTTGACAATGTCACCCTCGAGATTAAAGACCAGGAGTTCTTTGTCATCCTTGGTCCATCCGGTTGTGGCAAATCGACCCTGCTGCGCCTTGTTGCCGGGCTGGAAGAACCGGACTCGGGCGAAATTTACATTGGCGACCGCCTGGTCAATACCGTTGAACCCCGGGACCGCGACATTGCGATGGTGTTCCAGAACTACGCCCTGTACCCCCATATGACGGTATTTGAAAATATGGCGTTCGCCTTAAAACTGCGCCGCCTGCCCGGGGATGAGATTCAACGCCGGGTTCTGGAAGCCGCCCGCATCCTTGGCATCGAAGAGCTCCTGGACCGCAAACCCGCCGAGATTTCCGGTGGTCAGCGCCAGCGCGTTGCGGTCGGCAGGGCGATTGTCCGCAACCCCAAGGTGTTTCTGTTTGACGAACCCCTGTCCAACCTTGATGCCAAACTCCGCGTCGGGATGCGGGCAGAACTTGCCCGTCTGCACCAGCAACTGAAAACCACCGTCATCTATGTAACCCACGACCAGGTTGAAGCGATGACTTTAGGTCAGCGCATCGCGGTGATGAAGAGCGGCAAACTGCTTCAGGTTGGTGACCCGGCAACCATCTACAACCGGCCCGCGAACCGGTTCGTTGCCGGTTTTATCGGCTCACCACCGATGAACTTCTTTACCGGCAGAATCACCACCAATCCGCTGCGCTTTGTTCACCAATCGTTCACAATTAACCTGCCGGACCACCTTATCCCCGTAGTAAAACCGGAAGGTGAAATCGTTCTCGGTGTCCGTCCCGAACATATCTTTATCACCGATAACGGTCCGATTAAAGCGGTGGTTGAGGTTACTGAACAGTTAGGCAATGAGGCGCTGGTCTATTTGAAAATCGGTGCCGACCGTTGTGTCCTGCGCACCAATCCGGACCACGCCCCGCGACCCGGAGATACTGTCAACATCTCTTTGGAAACCGGTAAACTGCACCTGTTTGATCCGGTTTCGGAAAACCGGCTGAACTAACGCCGGTGTCTTGAAAAAAATTCCCAGATGAGCCGGGTGGCGTTAATCGCATCGGTCTTTCGGCCATAATTGCTGGGCCTTTCCCTTCCTCCGGGCCAAGTGTGACCACCACCTTCCACTGTCAGAAGCACCACTTCGGTTCCTTTGCGCCCGTTGCGATAAACCGTTTTTTGCACGCCTAAGCCGGTGTCGCTCTTGACCAGCGTTGTTTCTGTCGGCACCGTTTCACAACCGTTCGCTTTTACCCAGAACTCAATTGCCTTTGAAACCGCAACCACCCGACCCCGCTGCTTGACCAGACCAACACCACCACCTTGAAAAGGCACAATCGGGTCTGCGGTACCGTTAATCATCAAAACCGCGATTGGCATTACCGGCTTTTCATCAATTAGATTCTCCGGCAGGGATGCGCCCACCGAAGCGAACGCCGCCAGTTTATGGGAAAGTTCGCAACCTAAACGCTGACACATCATCCCGCCGTTAGACATCCCGGCTGCATAAACCCGGCTCACATCAACTCCCAGCCGCCGGATTAGTGTATCAATCAGCGTGGCGATAAAACCAACATCATCAATCCTCTCCCGGTGCGAACGAAACCGTTTCACCTCCCGGCCATCGTTCCAGTGCCGGTTCACCGCCGCCGGATAAACAACGATAACCCCCTCCTCATCGGCAAGTTTGCTGAATCCGGTAAGTCTTGCAACCGCTTCCGGGGTTCCGCCACCACCGTGCAGCACCAGCACCAGCGGTACCCCATTTTTCCCGCGCACCTTTTCCGGGATGTGTAAGAGAAAATTCCGCTTTCTCCCCTGATAAACAATCGACCCCTTCTGGTCATCGGTCGCCCGCGTTTGCGATAACCGGGGCGCACCGAATAACCATCCTACCAATACCAGTATTAGTAAAATCACCACCGGCATAAAAACTGAACTCCCTGCCCTGAAACAAAAACGGGGCGAGCCGTAATTGACCCGCCCCGTTCTCATCCTTTGTTACCTCAGGTAAACCGCCTTAAGGGTACGCGACTCGCTCTCGCTTTCCAGACGGATTAGATAAACACCCTGCGCCACGCGCTTGCCCGCATCGTCGCGCCCGTTCCAGACCAGTTGATAGTTGTCCGGCTTCATCCGTCCGTTCAATAGCGTCCGCACCTTGCGCCCGCTTCGGTCGTAGATAACCAGCCGCAACTGCCCCTCCTGATTCAGGGTAAACCGCACCTGTACCCGGTCGCGGAAAGTGGTCGGTAACACCTTTAGCCCGCTCACCCGGGTCAAGAGATTTCGGGCATCTTCACCAATCGCCACGAGCGGTGCATCGGTGGTGATTTTAATCGCCCGGCCCGGTGCAATTGGCGCGGCTGCCCGGTGATAAGCGTTATCAAAAACCACCTGAATCGCAATCGTCCGCGTCGGGTCCTGTTCCCCAATCGTCATACTTGAGTTCCGGTTCGCGGTCAGATACTGATACACCACCTCGGTATTGCCATCCGCCGCGGCTAAAGTTGTGTCGTAGAAGATAATCTGCATCTTCTCCCAGGAGTCCCGCGGGTTGTAGTAGTGTACCGAATCCCACTCAACGATAAACCGATGGTTTGCCACATCATGGTAGTACCAGACACTGTTACCGGTGGGTGGATACAAATCGTCCCATTTCAGACACCACATCGGTGGCATACTGGAATTGGGCAAGGAGGTATTGGTCCAGGTTGTCTGCGTCGCTGAACCCGGTGCAACCCAGCCGTTCGAGCAGATGGAAATCTGGGTGTAGCGCTGACCATAGAACTTAATCGGACCGAAGCCCGGGGGTAGTGTAATCTGCCGGGTTTCATCGTCCGAAAGTGTCAGTCTGGTACCGATATTTCTAATCTCCACCCAGCTGAATGTCGGACGCTCTGAATACTCAACATCGATATCGTCGTAGGCGTAATAGAGCGCGGGCTGGCGCGGACCATCCGGAATCGGGTCAACCGCGGTCAGCCTGCCCACCTCAATCCCGAAGGGCACATTCTGCATCGGATACCCGGTCTGGCTGATACGCAGCGTGCACGGAATAACATACTCTCTTGGTATCGCGCTGCTCGCCCGGACCCGGAAATGGTCGGCCTCATTCATCAACCAGGAGTCTGCTGGCACAAACCCGTAAACCGCGACCGAATCAAGAACCTCAAGCCGGCTATCACCCGACTTCAAGATTACGCTCACATTGTAGCCGTTACCGAGCCCGGCGTTCACCAGTTGCACCGCAATGTCGCACTCCTCACCCGGGTCAAGTTTGCCATTGCCGCCGTCATAGGCATATACCGAATCGCCGTAAAGCACCGGTGTACCAACCTTAAATGTCAATCCCGAAGTCCAGACCGAATCCTGGGCGTCGCGAATCGTCAATGTGAACTTGAGCGCATACCCATTGCTGCAAGCCGGTGCCACAGTAAACCGATAGCCCGGATTTCCTGAATAGGCGGTCTCACCCGCCGGTATCGTGCCGAAACTCTTAAAAGAGTCAA
Proteins encoded in this region:
- a CDS encoding aminopeptidase — its product is MFDPRIEKLAKLMVRYSVRLKKGEWAVIYGPANAEPLLKALELEALKVGANVTLRVTIPDATYLLFRNAKPQQLRFVAPTDLVEVEKADALIFVRGGWNLKELTGIDAANMSIYQSARKVLLQRRLQREAEGKLRWVLTNFPTDALAQEAAMSRIEYEEFVFGAGLLDRPNPIREWQKISKRQQRLIAKLNRLSTIRIVGQDTDITFGVRGRKWANCDGHNNFPDGEVFTGPEEDKTEGVIRYTYPAIYQGKEVENIRLVFKKGKVVEMSADKGADILRAMVNTDEGAKRVGELAFGTNYSIQRFTKDILFDEKIGGTVHVALGTGYPKTGSKNRSVIHWDMVCDTRKGFTVYGDGKPIMKDGRFLI
- a CDS encoding GAF domain-containing protein → MKYQAQLDELRELVRASQRAEDAQARVVMTLKKHFPEFNWVGIFRLEGNNLVLGPYQGKEPKGFEKIPVGRGICGTVAVTMRTEVVPDVSADARYLTCFSETRSELVVPIIKQGKFWGEIAIDASQPHAFTRDEIALIEEAAKLLAELV
- a CDS encoding saccharopine dehydrogenase, which encodes METVVFGSGLMAKAVAFDLIQQKDVAKVYLIDVDKRRLQSLKNFLASPKVVTIQADATDRNLLSLIGRCAVAVSCVPYNFNLRLTKRAIAARTNFCDLGGNNTVVRRQFALNKEAKVAGITVVPDCGLAPGMANILAADGVSRLDKTEAIHIRVGGLPVKPKPPLFYKLVFSAQGLLNEYAEPCLVLEGGKIKKVPPLTGVEPIRFPEPFGTLEAFHTSGGSSTLPETFQGKVKTLDYKTIRYPGHRLMFLLLLKAAVGNWRRIPRAQLACALERTLGFETDDVVLLRVEVKGIKAGKKRTVRYQLIDYADPKTGLTAMMRTTGFSAAIVALLLGRGQVLSKGVLPAERAIPTKRFIQELRRRGFDLRITSRAG
- a CDS encoding DUF2703 domain-containing protein, with amino-acid sequence MKVRFLYFEGCPHKEPALTLLKQVLKEKRLDVEVEMVEINSEEDARRYHFLGSPSVQVNGLDIEKERRNDPPVFGCRIYKTKEGYSGVFAGELLEAALNKAEGEKQKGG
- a CDS encoding RNA-binding protein yields the protein MGKRVFVGNLPFSTTEETLRELFSQHGEVASVEIIKDKFTERSRGFAFVEMATDEGAAAAIAALNQYELDGRQLTVNEARARTERPPRGGMR
- the accD gene encoding acetyl-CoA carboxylase, carboxyltransferase subunit beta, with amino-acid sequence MASKVGDTLWFRCNGCGEIIYRKTLESNFYICNRCGFHFRISPDDYIKILLDEGSWEELDSGLIAADPLKFPKYPEKVKEAREKTGRNDAFIYGRGLISSLPVVFGAMDFSFIGGSMGSVVGEKVARAVRLAYTEKRPLIIIATSGGARMQEGIISLMQMAKTSAELGLLRRAGVPFISIPIDPCTAGVMASFASLGDVIISEPGALLGFAGQRVIEDTIGQKLPEGFQRAEFMLKHGLIDIVCIRRNLKETVTRILTVLSPRK
- the ugpC gene encoding sn-glycerol-3-phosphate ABC transporter ATP-binding protein UgpC, which produces MSQVLFKSVSKIFKNRVIAVDNVTLEIKDQEFFVILGPSGCGKSTLLRLVAGLEEPDSGEIYIGDRLVNTVEPRDRDIAMVFQNYALYPHMTVFENMAFALKLRRLPGDEIQRRVLEAARILGIEELLDRKPAEISGGQRQRVAVGRAIVRNPKVFLFDEPLSNLDAKLRVGMRAELARLHQQLKTTVIYVTHDQVEAMTLGQRIAVMKSGKLLQVGDPATIYNRPANRFVAGFIGSPPMNFFTGRITTNPLRFVHQSFTINLPDHLIPVVKPEGEIVLGVRPEHIFITDNGPIKAVVEVTEQLGNEALVYLKIGADRCVLRTNPDHAPRPGDTVNISLETGKLHLFDPVSENRLN
- a CDS encoding esterase, which translates into the protein MRTGRVNYGSPRFCFRAGSSVFMPVVILLILVLVGWLFGAPRLSQTRATDDQKGSIVYQGRKRNFLLHIPEKVRGKNGVPLVLVLHGGGGTPEAVARLTGFSKLADEEGVIVVYPAAVNRHWNDGREVKRFRSHRERIDDVGFIATLIDTLIRRLGVDVSRVYAAGMSNGGMMCQRLGCELSHKLAAFASVGASLPENLIDEKPVMPIAVLMINGTADPIVPFQGGGVGLVKQRGRVVAVSKAIEFWVKANGCETVPTETTLVKSDTGLGVQKTVYRNGRKGTEVVLLTVEGGGHTWPGGRERPSNYGRKTDAINATRLIWEFFSRHRR